In the genome of Persephonella sp. KM09-Lau-8, one region contains:
- a CDS encoding glycosyltransferase family 39 protein, producing MNKKDIFLYIFVFITAFFIFSANIGGLSIYSLDEAKNSECAREMLERGDLIVPTFNYELRTDKPPVHYYFMMIAYKLFGVNEFSARFFSAVFGALTVLITFLFARRYLGEKVAFMTFIVLLSSLHTAVQFHMAVPDPYLVFWINAALFSFFVGFKEKKSIFIYLFYIFMGLGVLTKGPVAIVLPSAIILIYLFLIRNLNLTSIKFLRPIKGFLITLAVSLPWYVAVYIKTDGKWVYDFIFKHNIHRFSAPMEGHGGIFLVTFLFVFIGLLPFSVFIIQALKRVWKDKSKDILLFSLIFAAVYVGFFAISKTKLPNYTVPAYPPLAIILGYYLTQIHLSKLKSILASISVYILLSIAIVIGLYFGIKNEPAIKDLSYLSFWFLILTAGGILAFIFALKRNLVLSVLSLSVFSIFMSFIFFYKAFPPVDKRNPVMQMLPLIEKDKPVRYYRNFNPAFVFYLQKHIKPLKKNEISPFLNNPERAYILTRKRYLKDFSGIKNAFVLKIVKDLFENKVSALVSNKK from the coding sequence TTGAATAAAAAGGATATTTTCCTGTATATATTTGTTTTTATAACTGCTTTTTTTATTTTTTCTGCAAATATAGGTGGTCTTTCCATATACTCCCTTGACGAAGCCAAAAACTCCGAATGTGCCAGAGAGATGCTGGAAAGGGGAGATTTAATTGTTCCAACCTTTAATTATGAGCTCAGGACAGATAAGCCACCTGTCCATTATTACTTTATGATGATTGCCTATAAACTATTTGGAGTTAATGAGTTTTCAGCAAGATTTTTTTCTGCTGTTTTCGGGGCTTTAACCGTTTTAATCACATTTTTATTTGCCAGAAGATATTTAGGGGAAAAAGTTGCCTTTATGACTTTTATTGTGCTGTTGTCTTCCTTACATACTGCCGTCCAGTTTCACATGGCTGTCCCTGATCCATATTTAGTCTTCTGGATAAATGCTGCTCTTTTTTCATTTTTTGTGGGTTTTAAAGAGAAAAAGAGTATTTTCATATATCTGTTTTATATCTTTATGGGATTAGGGGTTTTAACAAAGGGACCGGTTGCAATTGTTTTACCTTCTGCAATAATTCTGATTTATCTGTTTTTAATTAGAAATTTAAATTTAACCTCAATAAAATTTCTAAGGCCTATAAAAGGATTTTTAATAACCCTTGCTGTATCTTTGCCGTGGTATGTTGCTGTCTATATAAAAACCGATGGAAAATGGGTCTATGATTTTATCTTTAAGCATAATATCCATAGGTTTTCTGCCCCTATGGAAGGGCACGGGGGAATATTTTTAGTCACATTTTTATTTGTTTTTATTGGACTGCTGCCTTTTTCTGTTTTTATTATTCAGGCTTTGAAAAGGGTATGGAAAGACAAAAGTAAAGATATTCTGCTATTTTCACTAATTTTTGCAGCTGTATATGTGGGATTTTTTGCCATTTCCAAAACAAAACTACCTAACTATACTGTCCCTGCATATCCACCCCTTGCAATAATTTTAGGCTATTATCTTACTCAGATTCATCTATCAAAGCTAAAATCAATATTAGCTAGTATATCAGTATACATCTTGCTAAGCATAGCCATAGTAATAGGCCTTTATTTTGGAATAAAAAATGAGCCTGCAATAAAAGATCTTTCTTATTTATCATTCTGGTTCCTTATCCTGACTGCCGGCGGTATTCTTGCGTTTATCTTTGCTTTAAAGAGAAATCTTGTTTTATCAGTGTTATCCCTGTCTGTATTTTCAATATTTATGAGTTTTATATTTTTTTACAAAGCATTTCCGCCAGTTGATAAAAGAAATCCTGTTATGCAGATGCTACCTTTGATAGAAAAGGATAAACCTGTAAGATATTACCGTAATTTTAATCCTGCTTTTGTCTTTTATCTGCAAAAACATATAAAGCCTTTAAAGAAAAATGAAATTTCTCCATTCCTAAACAATCCTGAAAGGGCCTATATATTGACAAGAAAAAGGTATTTAAAAGATTTTTCAGGGATAAAGAACGCTTTTGTCCTAAAAATTGTGAAAGATTTATTTGAGAATAAAGTATCAGCTTTAGTATCAAACAAAAAATAA
- a CDS encoding mechanosensitive ion channel domain-containing protein: MVSDVWGVIQTYLAAYGLKVIAAIIIFIVGRIVAGWLTTLARKLMERAKWDVTLSKFLGDVTYGILLVIVIILSLGALGVDTSTFVAILGAATLAIGFALKDQLSNFGAGFLLLLFRPFEVGHFIEAAGTSGVVEEIGMFTTKLRTGDNKLVYVANSNVIGGNIVNYSAKDTRRIDLTIGVSYEDDLQKVKEEIWNILNSDERILKDPAPTVAVAELADSSVNFVVRPWVKSGDYWPVYFDLLEKIKTRFDEVGISIPYPQMDVHLKKED, from the coding sequence ATGGTGTCAGATGTATGGGGAGTTATTCAGACCTACCTTGCCGCTTATGGTCTAAAGGTTATAGCAGCAATTATTATTTTCATCGTAGGTAGAATTGTAGCTGGATGGCTTACTACCCTTGCAAGAAAGCTGATGGAAAGGGCCAAATGGGATGTTACCCTGTCTAAATTTTTAGGAGATGTAACCTATGGTATTCTCCTTGTTATCGTTATTATTCTGTCTTTAGGTGCTCTGGGTGTTGATACATCAACATTTGTTGCTATTCTCGGTGCTGCCACATTAGCTATTGGTTTTGCCCTTAAAGACCAGCTTTCAAACTTTGGGGCAGGTTTTCTTTTGTTATTGTTTAGACCATTTGAAGTGGGACATTTCATTGAAGCTGCTGGAACTTCCGGTGTGGTTGAAGAAATAGGAATGTTCACAACAAAACTTAGAACAGGGGACAATAAACTGGTTTATGTAGCTAACTCTAATGTTATAGGTGGAAATATAGTTAACTATTCTGCAAAAGACACACGAAGGATTGACCTTACAATAGGTGTTAGCTATGAGGATGACCTGCAAAAAGTAAAAGAGGAGATATGGAACATTCTTAATAGCGATGAAAGAATTCTCAAAGACCCTGCTCCTACCGTGGCTGTTGCAGAGCTTGCAGATAGCAGCGTTAATTTTGTTGTTAGACCATGGGTTAAATCAGGTGATTACTGGCCTGTTTACTTTGACCTGCTGGAAAAGATTAAAACCAGATTTGATGAAGTTGGTATATCAATACCATATCCTCAGATGGATGTTCATCTGAAAAAAGAGGATTAA
- a CDS encoding NAD(P)-dependent oxidoreductase — protein MNIVFTSVKPEEEEFFRKELSAYEPTIYSQTIDKIPLNQIKNVDILSVFVFDKLNKEILSPLKNLKLIVTRSAGVDHIDLEYCRENGIQVAHMPAYSPKSIAEHTFALILALTRKLKKINNRTSHINYKQEPEILAEDLFEKSVGIIGTGRIGTEVAKMALVFFKEIFAYDIKENPQLKDLGVKYVSLEELFKNSDIISLHVPYTPQTHYLINSETINKMKDGVILINTSRGKVVNTDHFYQAIMEGKISAAGLDVFEEEDVLILEKYEEGKGSSKNLKILKLNSLDNVIITPHIAYYTKTAIDRIKNCTVEAIKNFITQGDTGRYRVI, from the coding sequence ATGAATATAGTTTTTACCAGTGTAAAACCTGAAGAAGAGGAGTTTTTCAGAAAGGAATTATCTGCTTATGAGCCTACCATTTATAGCCAGACTATAGACAAGATACCTTTAAACCAGATCAAAAATGTGGATATCCTCTCAGTTTTTGTTTTTGATAAGTTAAACAAAGAAATCCTGTCCCCATTGAAAAATCTTAAATTGATTGTTACCCGTTCTGCAGGAGTTGACCATATTGATCTGGAATATTGCCGAGAAAATGGTATTCAGGTAGCACATATGCCTGCCTATTCGCCTAAATCAATTGCCGAACATACCTTTGCACTAATTCTCGCATTGACAAGAAAACTGAAAAAGATAAATAACAGAACCTCTCATATAAACTATAAGCAAGAACCAGAAATACTGGCAGAAGATCTATTTGAAAAAAGTGTAGGTATCATAGGAACAGGCAGAATAGGAACAGAAGTTGCAAAAATGGCACTGGTATTTTTTAAGGAGATTTTTGCTTATGATATAAAAGAAAATCCCCAGCTTAAAGATTTAGGGGTTAAATATGTTTCTCTTGAAGAGTTGTTTAAAAACAGTGATATCATCTCATTGCACGTTCCATATACGCCCCAAACTCATTATTTAATAAATTCTGAAACAATAAACAAAATGAAAGATGGAGTGATTTTAATAAACACCTCCAGAGGAAAAGTAGTAAATACCGATCATTTTTATCAGGCAATAATGGAAGGGAAAATCTCTGCAGCTGGACTTGATGTTTTTGAGGAAGAGGATGTTTTAATACTCGAAAAATATGAAGAAGGAAAAGGAAGCTCTAAAAATTTGAAAATTCTAAAGCTAAACAGCTTAGACAATGTAATCATTACTCCTCATATTGCATATTACACAAAAACTGCCATTGACAGAATAAAAAACTGCACAGTTGAGGCAATAAAAAACTTTATTACTCAAGGGGATACAGGTAGATACAGGGTTATTTAG
- a CDS encoding GNAT family N-acetyltransferase, giving the protein MDIKMELPNKVEIIQPVVDFTYRWALNSGLEKPEAVELATAVDELITDVVLFAFEEEATFNMFFKSNLSDIEIILQELGEPFDPERHKYSVEKVKKENNFEGAGFKLIKSLVDHFVYIYKGRAGKEFRIVKNIKHKHITQLFTREILHKEPEKAVSYQIAPVTENDAEDIARLIYRSYGYTYPKEDMYYPDRIVKALREGKKFGVIVRTDKGEAVGYFAVIRSTDSNIGEVGEVVVSPKHRGKGIMKMMMKALIDMAKSKGLLGLFGEAVTVHTISQKVNAKYGFKSTALVLGFFPYAEYKGFKQAKQRISVVIDFLPLVERKKVQLYLPVEYSKILKQIYQNLGIEVENLPLKQKINIPEKSKLRLNINYKLQNAVIIVDEYGQDFLFRIREKEKALVEKGIKGIYIDLPLHKPYTKKVAKLLRENGYIFAGLMPLFHKEQDFLRIQKIVEPIDFRYINVFSPMAKKIKRKVYSEYKKVI; this is encoded by the coding sequence ATGGATATTAAAATGGAACTGCCCAACAAAGTGGAAATAATCCAGCCGGTTGTGGATTTTACATATAGATGGGCTTTAAATTCAGGTCTTGAAAAGCCTGAGGCAGTTGAACTGGCAACTGCTGTGGATGAACTAATCACAGATGTTGTTTTGTTTGCTTTTGAGGAAGAGGCCACATTTAATATGTTTTTTAAAAGTAATCTGTCTGACATTGAGATTATTCTGCAGGAACTTGGAGAACCATTTGACCCTGAAAGGCATAAATATTCTGTTGAAAAGGTAAAAAAAGAAAACAATTTTGAAGGAGCAGGATTTAAGCTAATAAAATCCCTTGTTGACCATTTTGTTTATATCTATAAAGGCAGAGCAGGGAAAGAGTTCCGAATAGTCAAGAACATAAAACACAAGCATATAACCCAGCTATTTACCAGAGAAATTCTTCATAAAGAACCTGAAAAAGCTGTAAGCTACCAGATAGCCCCTGTTACAGAAAATGATGCCGAGGATATCGCCAGATTAATCTATCGTTCTTATGGATATACCTATCCAAAAGAAGATATGTACTACCCAGACAGAATTGTAAAAGCTCTTAGAGAAGGCAAAAAATTTGGTGTTATTGTCAGAACAGATAAAGGTGAAGCCGTTGGATATTTTGCAGTAATCCGTTCCACAGATTCCAATATCGGAGAGGTTGGCGAGGTTGTTGTTTCCCCAAAACACAGGGGAAAAGGCATAATGAAGATGATGATGAAAGCCCTGATTGATATGGCAAAAAGCAAAGGTCTTTTAGGCCTGTTTGGAGAAGCAGTAACAGTTCACACAATAAGCCAGAAAGTAAACGCAAAATATGGCTTCAAATCTACGGCACTTGTTCTTGGATTTTTTCCTTATGCAGAATACAAAGGATTTAAACAGGCAAAACAACGAATTTCTGTTGTTATAGATTTTTTACCACTTGTTGAAAGGAAAAAAGTTCAGCTTTATTTACCTGTGGAATACAGTAAGATACTAAAGCAGATTTATCAAAATCTGGGAATAGAGGTTGAAAATCTCCCTTTAAAGCAGAAAATTAATATTCCGGAAAAGTCTAAACTTAGGCTAAATATAAACTATAAACTACAAAATGCTGTTATTATCGTTGACGAATACGGACAGGATTTTCTATTCAGGATTAGAGAAAAAGAAAAAGCTCTTGTTGAAAAAGGTATAAAAGGCATATATATAGACCTACCCTTGCACAAGCCTTACACAAAAAAAGTTGCAAAATTACTAAGGGAAAACGGATATATCTTTGCAGGATTAATGCCACTCTTCCATAAGGAGCAGGATTTTCTTCGAATACAAAAAATAGTAGAGCCCATTGATTTCAGGTATATAAATGTATTTTCTCCTATGGCTAAAAAAATAAAAAGAAAGGTTTATTCAGAATACAAGAAGGTGATTTAA
- a CDS encoding STAS domain-containing protein yields MEYTKKEDQLIIRLNEDFNYPAVKKIEGLLNLENIDKVVIDLTYSKLVDSEAVKFMYTLLKDGIDITLINPPEILDKILDILELKDEFKNISIVREGR; encoded by the coding sequence ATGGAATATACAAAAAAAGAAGATCAGCTTATTATAAGGCTCAACGAGGATTTTAATTATCCAGCAGTTAAGAAAATAGAAGGTCTGCTAAATTTAGAAAATATTGATAAAGTTGTGATTGACCTTACATATTCAAAATTAGTGGATAGTGAAGCTGTAAAGTTTATGTATACCTTATTGAAAGATGGTATTGATATTACACTGATTAATCCACCTGAAATACTTGATAAAATACTGGATATACTTGAACTTAAAGATGAGTTTAAAAATATCTCAATTGTGAGGGAAGGTAGATAG
- a CDS encoding NUDIX hydrolase, whose translation MAIQTPFVAVDGIIQLFDENDNFKGIVLIERKNPPLGLAIPGGFVDIGETVEQALVREMKEETSLDVEIIRLLGVYSDPKRDPRFHTVSITFVCKAYGQPKASSDAKEVKVFKLEEIPFDKLVFDHAKILQDYLLR comes from the coding sequence ATGGCAATACAGACACCATTTGTTGCAGTTGATGGAATAATCCAGCTTTTCGATGAGAATGACAACTTTAAAGGAATAGTGCTGATAGAAAGAAAAAATCCCCCTCTGGGACTTGCCATTCCCGGTGGTTTTGTTGATATAGGAGAAACTGTTGAGCAGGCTTTAGTCAGGGAAATGAAAGAGGAAACCAGTCTGGATGTGGAGATAATCAGACTGCTTGGTGTTTATTCTGACCCTAAGAGAGACCCAAGATTTCATACAGTATCAATTACTTTTGTATGCAAGGCTTACGGCCAACCTAAAGCCAGCAGTGATGCCAAAGAGGTAAAAGTTTTCAAGCTGGAAGAAATTCCCTTTGACAAACTGGTCTTTGACCATGCAAAAATCCTGCAGGATTATTTGCTTAGATAA